In the Pontibacillus yanchengensis genome, one interval contains:
- a CDS encoding dipeptidase, with product MKQTIALQKDRYIEELKDFLKIPSISALSEHKQDVLSAAKWLEGSLQNIGMENIEIMETEGHPVVYADWLHAEGKPTVLIYGHYDVQPADPLDLWETPPFEPVIRDEKLFARGATDDKGQLFIHVKALEAIMNQDGELPVNVKFCIEGEEELASPNLPPFIDQHQDKLAADAVLISDTSFIEQGQPAICTSLRGALAMELTVKTANSDLHSGVYGGGVPNAVHSLVRLLDSLHYQNGQVAVEGFYEGIPEPTDELKQEVAQVPFNEEKTKQDLGLEALYGEEGFTFQERTGIRPTLEINGITGGFQGEGIKTIVPSEASAKISCRLVGEQNPQQVYEAIQQHIHQHQPVGTKTEMKQFIKANPVSLDSQNDMIQKAADAYEGVYGVRPLYPKEGGSIPIVEVFSRVLSAPVVLMGFGLPSENLHAPNEHFHLENFTKGIETVTEYLYSLE from the coding sequence ATGAAACAAACCATCGCTTTACAAAAGGACCGTTACATAGAAGAACTTAAGGATTTTTTGAAAATACCTAGTATATCTGCCTTGAGCGAACATAAGCAGGATGTCCTTTCTGCAGCGAAGTGGCTGGAAGGGTCTCTTCAGAACATAGGCATGGAAAATATCGAAATCATGGAAACAGAGGGACATCCGGTCGTATATGCAGATTGGCTTCACGCAGAAGGGAAGCCTACGGTGTTAATTTATGGTCACTATGATGTACAGCCAGCAGACCCATTAGATTTATGGGAGACACCACCGTTTGAGCCTGTTATTCGTGATGAGAAGCTGTTTGCACGAGGGGCCACAGATGATAAAGGACAGCTGTTTATTCATGTAAAAGCGCTCGAAGCCATCATGAACCAAGATGGAGAGCTGCCTGTAAACGTTAAGTTTTGCATTGAAGGGGAAGAGGAGCTAGCAAGTCCCAATCTCCCACCTTTTATCGATCAGCATCAGGATAAACTTGCTGCAGACGCTGTATTGATCTCAGATACGTCTTTCATTGAACAAGGCCAACCAGCTATCTGCACTTCCTTACGAGGGGCACTCGCTATGGAATTGACGGTAAAAACAGCAAACTCTGATCTTCATTCAGGTGTCTATGGTGGCGGAGTTCCAAACGCTGTGCATAGCCTCGTGCGTTTATTGGATTCTCTTCATTATCAAAATGGACAAGTCGCTGTAGAGGGATTCTATGAAGGGATTCCAGAACCGACCGATGAGCTTAAGCAAGAAGTAGCTCAAGTTCCATTTAATGAAGAAAAAACCAAACAGGACCTTGGACTTGAAGCGCTATATGGAGAAGAAGGTTTCACATTCCAAGAGCGTACAGGTATTCGCCCAACCCTTGAAATCAACGGGATAACAGGAGGATTTCAAGGAGAAGGGATCAAGACCATCGTGCCATCGGAGGCGAGCGCAAAAATAAGCTGCCGACTAGTAGGAGAGCAGAATCCTCAACAGGTGTACGAAGCGATTCAGCAACATATCCACCAGCATCAACCAGTGGGAACGAAAACGGAGATGAAGCAGTTTATTAAAGCCAATCCTGTTTCATTGGATTCTCAAAATGATATGATTCAAAAAGCTGCAGACGCTTATGAAGGCGTATATGGAGTGCGCCCACTATACCCTAAAGAAGGTGGGTCAATCCCCATTGTTGAAGTATTTTCACGCGTATTAAGTGCGCCAGTGGTATTGATGGGCTTTGGTTTGCCGTCGGAAAACTTACATGCACCTAATGAGCATTTTCATTTAGAGAATTTCACAAAAGGTATTGAAACGGTAACAGAATATTTGTATTCGTTAGAGTAA
- the glgB gene encoding 1,4-alpha-glucan branching protein GlgB, with protein MVVNTAFEHDVYLFHQGNLRYSYQLLGAHAVTQNGENGIRFAVWAPNAVQVSVVGMFNNWDGREHQMVKLNDNGIWYIFIPRLEKGTIYKYEILTAHGHLSLKADPYAFSSELRPNTASVVYPLEPYEWGDGEWMKHRQQTNLYESPMSIYELHLGSWKYIEEEVFYTYREYADMVIPYVKELGYTHIELLPLTEHPFDRSWGYQATGYFAVTSRYGTPDDFRYFVDQCHQNGIGVILDWVPGHFCKDQHGLRRFDGEPLYEYSNPSKAEKTQWGTLTFDFGRNEVQSFLISNAIYWLKEYHLDGLRVDAVASMLYLDFGKEEGEWELNEYGGRENIEAVSFIKKMNEAIFEEVPNVLMMAEESTSWPLVSAPTYIGGLGFNYKWNMGWMNDMLKYMEMDPIHRKYHHNLITFSLFYAFSENFVLPISHDEVVHGKKSLLNKMPGDYWKKFASLRAFLAFMYAHPGKKLLFMGSEFGQFDEWKDMEDLDWELLDYESHASTLEYMKQLHKLYKDMPALWELDHEQEGFEWIDPHNYEQSVISFVRNSRSSNDQLVVVCNFTPQVHHDYRVGVPKVGSYKEVFTSDATHFGGSGQTNGRLLETIPEPWQGQHQHISMTIPPLAVSFLKRTSTPKEENA; from the coding sequence GTGGTAGTTAATACAGCATTTGAGCATGATGTTTATTTATTTCACCAAGGTAATCTTCGTTATAGCTATCAGCTTCTCGGGGCACATGCAGTAACTCAAAATGGAGAAAATGGGATCCGTTTTGCTGTTTGGGCACCAAACGCTGTTCAGGTAAGTGTAGTAGGAATGTTTAACAATTGGGATGGTCGCGAACATCAAATGGTCAAGCTTAATGACAATGGGATATGGTACATCTTTATTCCAAGGTTAGAAAAAGGAACAATCTATAAGTATGAGATATTAACTGCGCATGGACATTTATCACTGAAAGCAGACCCTTATGCATTTTCGAGTGAGTTACGTCCAAATACTGCTTCTGTCGTTTATCCTCTAGAACCCTATGAGTGGGGTGATGGAGAATGGATGAAGCATAGACAACAAACCAATCTCTATGAATCTCCTATGTCTATCTATGAGCTTCATTTAGGTTCTTGGAAGTATATTGAAGAAGAAGTGTTCTATACATATAGAGAGTATGCAGATATGGTCATTCCTTACGTGAAGGAGCTTGGCTATACGCACATTGAACTCCTACCGTTGACGGAGCATCCCTTTGATCGTTCTTGGGGATATCAAGCCACAGGATATTTTGCTGTAACGTCTCGTTACGGAACACCTGATGATTTTCGGTACTTTGTAGATCAGTGTCACCAAAATGGGATTGGGGTTATTCTAGATTGGGTTCCAGGTCATTTTTGTAAAGATCAGCATGGTTTAAGAAGATTTGATGGAGAACCGTTATACGAATATTCCAACCCTAGTAAAGCGGAGAAGACGCAGTGGGGTACGTTGACATTTGATTTTGGCAGAAATGAAGTACAAAGCTTTCTAATCTCTAATGCAATTTACTGGTTGAAGGAGTATCACTTAGATGGGTTGCGTGTAGATGCGGTAGCAAGCATGTTATACCTTGATTTTGGTAAAGAAGAAGGTGAGTGGGAACTAAACGAATATGGTGGACGAGAGAATATTGAAGCAGTGTCCTTTATTAAGAAGATGAATGAAGCCATTTTTGAAGAGGTCCCAAATGTACTGATGATGGCAGAAGAATCAACTTCATGGCCTTTAGTCAGTGCTCCAACGTATATTGGTGGGCTTGGTTTTAATTATAAATGGAACATGGGCTGGATGAATGACATGCTGAAATACATGGAAATGGATCCAATCCATCGAAAATATCATCACAATTTAATTACATTTTCTCTGTTTTATGCGTTTTCCGAGAACTTTGTATTGCCGATTTCCCATGATGAAGTCGTTCATGGGAAGAAATCGTTATTAAATAAAATGCCAGGTGATTATTGGAAGAAATTCGCAAGCTTACGAGCGTTTTTAGCTTTTATGTATGCTCATCCTGGGAAGAAACTGCTATTCATGGGAAGCGAATTTGGTCAGTTTGATGAGTGGAAGGACATGGAGGATTTGGACTGGGAGTTATTAGATTATGAATCTCATGCTTCTACTTTAGAATATATGAAACAACTTCATAAACTGTACAAGGATATGCCAGCTTTATGGGAGTTAGATCATGAACAAGAAGGTTTTGAGTGGATTGATCCTCATAATTACGAACAGAGTGTCATATCATTCGTTCGTAATAGTCGTTCTTCTAATGATCAATTAGTGGTTGTGTGTAATTTCACACCTCAGGTACATCATGATTACAGAGTAGGCGTGCCTAAGGTGGGTTCATATAAAGAAGTGTTCACAAGTGATGCAACGCATTTCGGTGGCTCTGGCCAAACCAATGGACGTCTTTTAGAAACGATACCTGAACCATGGCAAGGACAACATCAGCATATATCGATGACCATCCCACCACTTGCCGTTAGCTTCTTGAAGCGAACTTCTACACCAAAGGAGGAAAATGCATGA
- a CDS encoding glucose-1-phosphate adenylyltransferase — MKQKECVAMLLAGGQGTRLKSLTKQIAKPAVYFGGKYRIIDFPLSNCTNSGIDTVGVLTQYEPLILNDYIGIGSSWDLDRKFGGVSVLPPYMQADGGDWYKGTANAIYRNIKFLNQYEPEHVLILSGDHIYKMDYEEMLDYHKTTEADATISVLEVPWADASRFGIMNTNESGRIVDFDEKPAYPLNNLASMGVYIFKWDVLKQYLIEDEQDPNSSHDFGKDIIPAFLNDQKRMMAYTFKGYWKDVGTVDSLWEANMDLLSENPELNLNDYSWQIYSKNPNQPAQYIAPTAYVRNALINEGCRIHGTVDTSVIFYGVHMEDSALVKDSVIMPNVKIGKNVKIYRSLIAEGSVIEDNTVIGNPEPDSDITLHAEEGSVMATNYAVTN, encoded by the coding sequence ATGAAACAAAAAGAATGTGTAGCCATGCTTTTGGCAGGTGGCCAAGGAACTAGACTAAAATCCTTAACAAAGCAAATTGCCAAACCGGCAGTTTATTTTGGAGGGAAGTATCGAATTATCGATTTCCCTCTTAGTAATTGTACAAATTCAGGCATTGATACAGTTGGTGTATTAACGCAATATGAGCCGTTAATTTTGAATGATTACATTGGAATAGGCTCTTCATGGGATCTAGATCGCAAATTTGGTGGTGTATCTGTCCTTCCTCCATATATGCAAGCTGATGGTGGTGATTGGTACAAGGGGACCGCAAATGCTATTTATCGAAATATTAAATTCTTAAACCAATATGAGCCAGAGCATGTGCTCATTCTATCTGGTGATCATATTTACAAAATGGATTATGAAGAGATGCTTGATTATCATAAGACAACAGAAGCGGATGCGACTATCTCTGTATTAGAAGTTCCTTGGGCGGATGCAAGTCGCTTTGGAATTATGAATACGAATGAAAGCGGTCGTATTGTTGATTTTGATGAAAAGCCAGCTTACCCATTAAATAACCTCGCTTCTATGGGTGTTTATATTTTTAAATGGGATGTATTAAAGCAGTACTTAATCGAAGATGAGCAAGATCCAAATTCCTCTCATGACTTCGGTAAAGATATTATCCCTGCATTTCTAAATGATCAAAAGCGCATGATGGCGTACACATTTAAGGGGTATTGGAAGGATGTTGGTACAGTAGATAGTCTTTGGGAAGCAAATATGGATTTACTAAGCGAAAATCCTGAGCTTAACCTTAATGACTACTCCTGGCAGATTTATTCGAAAAATCCGAATCAACCAGCTCAATATATTGCACCAACAGCATACGTACGTAACGCATTGATCAATGAAGGGTGTCGGATACATGGAACGGTGGACACGTCCGTTATCTTCTACGGAGTCCACATGGAAGATAGTGCACTCGTAAAAGATTCCGTCATTATGCCAAATGTGAAGATTGGAAAGAACGTGAAAATCTATCGCTCTCTTATTGCAGAGGGAAGTGTGATTGAAGATAATACTGTCATTGGAAATCCTGAACCAGACAGTGATATTACCTTACATGCAGAAGAAGGTAGCGTTATGGCGACGAACTATGCTGTTACGAATTAA